From the Tribolium castaneum strain GA2 chromosome 2, icTriCast1.1, whole genome shotgun sequence genome, one window contains:
- the LOC135265374 gene encoding uncharacterized protein LOC135265374: MVKNCYVFFILVVLAVTVYIAETRPQFKESLEAISKVTEGINDSAITFIKHLTGEALKDDKNKTKTRILFRGDLLGGEFGDQDIIFPDTYQVIFNDVPKIDGPPKCAEGNTFCEDFDSYPYNHVKNVLKRKRVHTDLFGKDEPLDERYSITNRNGDFEAFICTSISKTIFPRVGINKNNKWKVIINQEEDGYIQGIRTEICRK, encoded by the exons ATGGTGAAAAATTGctacgtcttttttattttagtggtGCTTGCGGTAACG GTGTATATTGCAGAGACGCGACCTCAATTTAAAGAGTCGCTTGAAGCCATCTCCAAAGTGACTGAAGGGATTAATGATAGCGctatcacttttattaaacatcTAACCGGCGAGGCGTTAAAAGATGACAAGAATAAAACTAAAACCAGGATTTTGTTTCGAG GGGATTTGCTGGGCGGGGAGTTCGGCGACCAGGACATAATATTTCCCGACACGTACCAAGTGATTTTCAATGATGTTCCGAAAATCGACGGTCCTCCTAAGTGTGCCGAAGGCAACACTTTTTGTGAGGACTTTGATTCTTATCCTTACAACCACgtgaaaaacgtgcttaagCGCAAGCGGGTGCATACTGATTTATTCGGCAAGGACGAACCCCTCGATGAGCGCTACAGCATCACCAACAGAAACGGCGACTTCGAGGCGTTCATCTGCACGAGCATATCCAAAACGATTTTCCCCCGAGTTGGCatcaacaaaaacaacaagtGGAAGGTCATAATCAATCAAGAGGAAGACGGATACATTCAAGGGATTAGGACGGAAATTTGCCGAAAGTAA
- the LOC135265349 gene encoding uncharacterized protein LOC135265349, giving the protein MVTSVVSVPVPQLGQLDKPRINIVSDVIIRPANLKLIKNDETQFEQFAKSSLNQSLREDCLEEDVIECSQLSVKEKQLANHAVANIVQIVDEDDDDSMVIPSSQSDSELSFSLPFTQYLAQHGIENDYSDDISLTLIDQFINEDEAAFNPVVDEGTCPINNSITDELNVFDNDMVVVVEEPPISPSPPLPPQSPFVEPVFTRPVTLTSPEAAPAILTQPPMIISQDIIDALSEPWVEVENIINGNVEHPPQPNSPIIEENDVLPERLVVVEAENNIIRSPQPSPPPSPIILSQGVNDMQQPSVIDALAEPWVEERRQGEEMDVENDIIQPSQLSPILGQINNRIENRVEGGDDDDDEDIIPPTPPHSRSRRRRRPRKPRRRSRKSPLILIINNYNININNVNINN; this is encoded by the exons ATGGTGACGAGTGTTGTCAGTGTCCCGGTCCCTCAACTAGGACAACT GGATAAACCTAGAATCAATATCGTTTCTGATGTAATTATTAGACCtgctaatttaaaattaatcaaaaatgatgagacacaatttgaacaatttgccAAGTCGTCTTTAAATCAATCTTTGAGGGAAGATTGTCTTGAAGAGGATGTGATTGAATGTAGTCAGTTAAGTGTGAAAGAGAAGCAATTAGCTAATCACGCTGTTGCTAATATTGTTCAAATCGTTGATGAGGATGATGATGATTCTATGGTTATTCCTTCATCACAATCTGATAGTGAATTATCGTTTTCTTTACCATTCACGCAATACCTGGCTCAACatggtattgaaaatgattattcgGACGACATCTCGTTGACCTTAATAGACCAGTTTATTAACGAAGACGAGGCGGCGTTCAATCCGGTTGTGGATGAAGGAACTTGTCCCATCAATAATTCGATTACCGATGAGTTAAATGTATTTGATAATGatatggtggtggtggtggaagAACCCCCAATCTCTCCCAGTCCACCACTACCACCACAAAGCCCCTTCGTTGAGCCAGTGTTTACCCGCCCCGTTACACTAACATCTCCTGAAGCGGCACCCGCGATATTAACTCAACCCCCTATGATAATATCGCAGGACATCATTGACGCTTTATCGGAGCCTTGGGTTGAGGTGGAAAACATTATCAATGGTAACGTTGAACATCCCCCTCAACCCAATTCACCGATTATTGAGGAAAATGATGTTCTGCCAGAGAGATTGGTGGTGGTAGAGGccgaaaataacatcattcgGTCACCACAACCATCACCACCACCGTCACCCATAATATTATCACAGGGCGTCAATGACATGCAACAACCATCTGTCATTGACGCACTGGCAGAGCCGTGGGTTGAAGAGAGGAGGCAGGGTGAAGAGATGGATGTTGAAAATGACATCATTCAACCCTCTCAATTGTCACCCATTCTagggcaaataaataataggaTTGAGAATAGGGTGGAGGGTGGAGACGATGACGACGACGAAGACATCATTCCACCCACTCCCCCTCACTCACGATCAAGGAGGCGTCGGCGCCCTAGAAAGCCTCGTAGACGTTCGCGAAAGTccccattaatattaattattaataattataatattaatattaataatgttaatattaataattaa